The Montipora capricornis isolate CH-2021 chromosome 3, ASM3666992v2, whole genome shotgun sequence genome window below encodes:
- the LOC138040294 gene encoding uncharacterized protein, with product MAFTMRTSFSRFLCGQDLSEEHFRFGRKLKPSNAVGVPQIHGFSDGGEQAYGAVIFLRWKLAGGNYRCVPVMIKAFVAPLKKKSIPRLELLGCLSLARMYNTCVKALEFTKAQDWKRFFWIDSSTVLSWIRTPPREFRPFVSARVAEIQETIGADQFTNCV from the coding sequence TCAAGGTTTCTGTGTGGTCAGGACCTTTCGGAAGAGCATTTTCGCTTTGGTCGCAAGCTAAAACCAAGCAACGCAGTGGGCGTGCCTCAAATTCACGGATTCTCCGATGGTGGTGAACAGGCTTATGGTGCAGTCATCTTCCTACGGTGGAAACTTGCTGGCGGAAACTATCGTTGTGTTCCAGTCATGATAAAGGCTTTCGTAGCACCACTGAAGAAGAAAAGCATCCCGAGATTAGAACTGTTGGGCTGTTTATCACTCGCACGCATGTACAACACATGTGTAAAAGCATTGGAATTCACAAAAGCGCAGGACTGGAAACGATTCTTCTGGATCGATTCATCAACTGTTTTGTCCTGGATCAGAACCCCACCACGGGAATTCAGGCCCTTTGTATCTGCCAGAGTGGCTGAAATTCAAGAGACCATTGGGGCAGACCAATTTACAAACTGTGTTTGA